The following proteins come from a genomic window of Mycobacterium sp. DL:
- a CDS encoding SRPBCC domain-containing protein, whose amino-acid sequence MPVIDVRHDLDKRTLTIVADFAAPVERVWQIYADPRQLEKIWGPPEYPATVVDHDLRPGGRVTYFMTGPDGDKYSGYWQITAVDEPRSFSFDDGFAHPDFSPDPNLPVSKNVFTFSAHQGGTRSTFVSTYDSTEALQQILDMGVEEGATSAANQIDAVLAS is encoded by the coding sequence ATGCCCGTGATCGACGTCCGGCACGACCTCGACAAGCGGACCCTGACCATCGTCGCCGATTTCGCGGCGCCCGTGGAGCGGGTCTGGCAGATCTACGCCGACCCACGCCAACTCGAGAAGATCTGGGGTCCGCCGGAATACCCGGCGACCGTGGTCGACCACGACCTGCGTCCCGGCGGCCGGGTCACGTACTTCATGACCGGACCGGACGGCGACAAATACTCGGGCTACTGGCAGATCACCGCGGTGGACGAACCGCGCAGCTTTTCCTTCGACGACGGATTCGCCCATCCGGACTTCAGCCCTGACCCGAACCTGCCGGTGTCGAAGAACGTCTTCACGTTCAGCGCACACCAGGGCGGCACCCGGTCGACGTTTGTCAGCACCTACGACTCCACCGAGGCGCTGCAGCAGATTCTGGACATGGGCGTGGAAGAGGGCGCCACGTCAGCGGCCAACCAGATCGACGCGGTGTTGGCGTCCTGA
- a CDS encoding dienelactone hydrolase family protein, with the protein MTPLQRYIAEEIATDHVDGLLSRREALRRLALLGVGASAATALIAACGNNQQDPETTTASAESESPTSAAAAPPGMDAALPTAPITWAGPRGELQGAWAEAAEPRGGILVIHENKGLNDWVRSVAGRLAGAGYSSLAIDLLSENGGTATFTDPAEATAALGNLEPEAMVADLESGIAEVQRRTPGVAVAAVGFCMGGGLVWRLLASGTPELAAAFPFYGPTPDDPDFSGSRDVAVLGFYGELDQRVNATEPVAKAALERAGLVHELVTEPGANHAFFNDTGDRYDPTAAADAWRRMTDWLETHVG; encoded by the coding sequence GTGACTCCGTTACAGCGCTACATCGCCGAGGAAATCGCCACCGACCACGTCGACGGTCTGCTCTCCCGTCGGGAGGCCCTGCGCCGACTGGCCCTGCTCGGCGTCGGCGCGAGCGCCGCTACAGCTCTGATCGCTGCGTGCGGAAACAACCAGCAGGACCCCGAGACGACCACGGCGTCCGCGGAGTCGGAGTCACCCACCTCCGCGGCCGCAGCGCCGCCGGGCATGGACGCCGCCCTGCCGACCGCTCCGATCACCTGGGCAGGCCCGCGTGGTGAGCTGCAGGGCGCGTGGGCCGAGGCCGCAGAACCACGGGGCGGGATCCTGGTGATCCACGAGAACAAGGGACTCAACGACTGGGTCCGGTCGGTGGCCGGCCGCCTGGCCGGTGCCGGTTACTCGAGCCTGGCGATCGACCTCCTGTCAGAAAACGGCGGCACCGCAACGTTCACCGACCCCGCAGAGGCGACCGCCGCGCTGGGAAATCTGGAGCCGGAGGCCATGGTCGCCGACCTCGAGTCGGGCATCGCCGAGGTACAGCGCCGCACGCCCGGGGTCGCCGTCGCGGCGGTCGGATTCTGCATGGGGGGCGGCCTGGTGTGGCGGTTGCTCGCCAGCGGCACACCGGAACTCGCCGCGGCGTTCCCGTTCTACGGGCCGACGCCCGACGACCCCGACTTCTCCGGATCGCGGGACGTCGCGGTACTCGGTTTCTACGGCGAACTCGATCAACGGGTCAACGCGACCGAACCCGTCGCCAAAGCGGCCCTCGAGCGAGCGGGCCTGGTCCACGAACTCGTCACCGAACCCGGCGCCAACCACGCCTTCTTCAACGACACCGGTGATCGGTACGACCCGACCGCGGCAGCCGACGCGTGGCGCAGGATGACGGACTGGCTCGAAACGCACGTCGGATAG
- a CDS encoding glycosyltransferase, whose protein sequence is MRVVQVANFYGPRSGGLRTAIDRLGAEYCAAGHTVFLIVPGPCFQTTTLPSGVIRISLPARLIPFTAGYRAVLPRPVVALLEHLGPDALEVSDRLTLRSLGGWGRRHGVSTVMISHERLDRLVGQLLPVTLARAVADAANRRTAANYDAVVCTTAFAREEFDRIGATNLLTVPLGVDLDQFHPRRRSSTVRQRWAGPDQLLLVHCGRLSVEKHAHRSIDTVGALRHSGIDARLVIVGEGPLRTRLERQAARLPVDFTGYIGCRDTVAGILASADIALAPGPHETFGLAALEALACGTPAVVSRTSALAEILTTDSGATADNDADAIARAVTSVMVRPETQRRRSARRRAEQFSWPRSAAGMLHALGALPDNRPPR, encoded by the coding sequence ATGCGCGTGGTCCAGGTGGCGAACTTCTACGGCCCCCGCTCCGGTGGCCTGCGCACGGCGATCGACCGCCTCGGCGCCGAGTACTGCGCTGCCGGACACACGGTGTTCCTGATCGTGCCGGGCCCCTGCTTCCAGACGACGACCCTGCCGTCGGGGGTCATCCGGATCTCGCTGCCCGCCAGGCTGATCCCGTTCACGGCAGGGTACCGGGCGGTGCTGCCGCGTCCGGTCGTCGCGCTGCTCGAGCACCTGGGCCCCGACGCACTCGAGGTGTCGGACCGACTGACGCTGCGCTCGTTGGGCGGGTGGGGCCGGCGCCACGGAGTCTCGACCGTGATGATCTCCCACGAACGTCTGGACCGACTGGTCGGACAACTTCTTCCGGTGACACTGGCCCGCGCGGTGGCTGATGCCGCCAACCGGCGTACCGCGGCCAACTACGACGCCGTGGTGTGTACCACCGCGTTCGCCCGCGAGGAGTTCGACCGGATCGGTGCGACGAACCTGCTGACGGTGCCGTTGGGGGTCGACCTCGACCAGTTCCACCCACGACGGCGATCGTCGACCGTTCGGCAACGCTGGGCCGGCCCGGATCAACTGCTGCTGGTGCACTGCGGGCGGCTCTCGGTGGAGAAGCACGCGCACCGAAGCATCGACACCGTTGGCGCGCTTCGTCATTCGGGCATCGATGCCCGGTTGGTGATCGTCGGCGAGGGGCCGCTGCGGACACGTCTGGAACGCCAGGCCGCTCGGCTGCCCGTCGACTTCACCGGTTACATCGGCTGTCGGGACACCGTTGCGGGCATCCTCGCCAGTGCCGACATCGCCCTCGCGCCGGGGCCCCACGAGACGTTCGGCCTGGCCGCGCTGGAGGCATTGGCGTGTGGCACCCCGGCGGTGGTGTCGCGCACCTCGGCACTGGCCGAGATACTCACCACCGACAGCGGCGCCACCGCCGACAACGACGCCGACGCCATCGCGCGTGCCGTGACCTCGGTGATGGTGCGACCGGAAACGCAGCGACGGCGCAGCGCCCGCCGGCGCGCCGAGCAGTTCAGCTGGCCGCGCTCGGCGGCGGGGATGCTGCATGCGCTCGGCGCATTGCCCGATAATCGCCCGCCGAGGTGA
- a CDS encoding SRPBCC family protein codes for MQGSVTVSMEAPAERIWELIADVRNTGKFSPEVFEAEWLDGAAGPALGARFRGHVRRNEIGPVYWTTCRVTACDPGREFGFEVLVGDRAVNNWHYRLTPSGSVTEVTESFRLDENPLMSLFSLMGGQLRRRRNIRDMRKTLERIKAVVEAESD; via the coding sequence ATGCAAGGTTCGGTGACGGTGTCGATGGAGGCGCCGGCGGAGCGGATCTGGGAACTGATCGCCGACGTCCGCAACACCGGGAAGTTCTCGCCCGAGGTGTTCGAGGCGGAATGGCTCGACGGCGCCGCGGGCCCGGCGCTGGGGGCCCGCTTCCGGGGGCACGTGCGCCGCAATGAGATCGGCCCCGTCTATTGGACGACATGCCGGGTGACCGCCTGCGATCCCGGCAGGGAGTTCGGATTCGAGGTGCTCGTCGGCGACCGGGCGGTCAACAACTGGCACTATCGGCTGACGCCCTCTGGGTCGGTCACCGAGGTCACGGAGTCGTTCCGGCTCGACGAGAATCCGCTGATGTCATTGTTCTCGCTCATGGGCGGCCAACTCCGTCGGCGCCGCAACATCAGGGACATGCGAAAGACCCTCGAGCGCATCAAGGCGGTGGTGGAAGCGGAGTCGGACTGA
- a CDS encoding cytochrome P450, with product MDLRSRVIRTNGIAPPEVPLSDVDLGSWDFWGLDDDIRDGAFATLRREAPISFHESFVVDDGAEVAGHWAVTRHDDVFYASRHPELFSSALGITIGDQTPELNEYFGSMIAMDDPRHTRLRNIVRSAFTPRVLAMIEDSVRQRARRLVEEMIVAHPDGHGDLVSALAGPLPLQIICDMMGIPEQDHARIFHWTNVILGFGDPDIATDFDDFITVAMAIGAYAKQLAEDRRDQPGDDLTTSLVHAELDGERLTSAEVASFFILLVVAGNETTRNAISHGVLALSRYPEQRELWWSDYDAIAPTAVEEVVRWASPVAYMRRTTTRDLELGGVPMAAGDKVTLWYGSANRDESKFVDPWMFDVRRHPNPHLGFGGGGAHFCLGANLARREITVAFEELHNRVPDIRAVDEPDLLHSAFIHGIKRLPVSWTG from the coding sequence ATGGACTTGAGATCGCGCGTCATTCGAACCAACGGGATCGCGCCGCCCGAGGTCCCGCTCTCCGATGTCGATCTCGGCTCCTGGGATTTCTGGGGACTCGACGACGACATCCGCGACGGTGCCTTCGCCACTCTTCGTCGGGAAGCTCCGATCAGCTTCCACGAGTCCTTTGTCGTCGACGACGGCGCCGAGGTGGCGGGGCACTGGGCGGTCACCCGCCACGACGACGTGTTCTACGCCAGTCGACATCCCGAGCTGTTCAGCTCGGCGCTCGGAATCACGATCGGCGACCAGACCCCTGAGCTCAACGAGTACTTCGGCTCGATGATCGCGATGGACGATCCCCGCCACACCCGCCTGCGCAACATCGTGCGCAGCGCATTCACGCCGAGAGTGCTCGCAATGATCGAGGATTCGGTGCGACAACGCGCGCGGCGCCTGGTCGAGGAGATGATCGTCGCCCACCCCGACGGGCACGGCGATCTCGTCTCGGCGCTTGCAGGGCCACTCCCGCTCCAGATCATCTGCGACATGATGGGCATCCCCGAGCAGGACCATGCGCGAATCTTCCACTGGACGAATGTGATCCTGGGCTTCGGCGATCCCGACATCGCCACCGACTTCGACGATTTCATCACTGTGGCCATGGCGATCGGGGCCTACGCCAAGCAGCTCGCCGAGGATCGTCGGGATCAGCCGGGCGACGACCTGACGACCAGCCTCGTCCACGCCGAACTCGACGGTGAACGGCTGACATCGGCCGAGGTTGCGTCGTTCTTCATCCTGTTGGTCGTCGCAGGCAACGAGACCACCCGCAACGCGATCAGCCACGGGGTTCTTGCACTCAGCCGATATCCCGAGCAGCGTGAGCTGTGGTGGTCGGACTATGACGCCATTGCGCCGACCGCGGTGGAGGAGGTCGTCCGCTGGGCCTCCCCGGTGGCCTACATGAGACGCACCACCACCCGGGATCTCGAACTCGGCGGCGTGCCGATGGCAGCGGGTGACAAGGTCACGCTGTGGTACGGCTCAGCCAACCGCGACGAGTCGAAGTTCGTCGATCCGTGGATGTTCGACGTTCGCCGGCACCCCAACCCTCATCTCGGTTTCGGAGGCGGCGGCGCCCACTTCTGTCTCGGCGCCAACCTGGCCCGGCGGGAGATCACTGTGGCGTTCGAGGAACTGCACAACCGGGTGCCCGACATCCGGGCCGTCGACGAGCCCGACCTGCTGCACTCGGCGTTCATCCACGGAATCAAACGCCTGCCGGTGTCCTGGACGGGTTAG
- a CDS encoding thioesterase family protein, whose amino-acid sequence MSAFSLPIVPRYAEVDQQGVVFNGHYLTWFDEACTGLLEDLGLAYPDLMATGYDFQVVHSEIDYRASVRWRDSVRVTADCVRIGSTSFTIAFGVHRSSEGAEEQLAVEGHNVYVLVSTEDWTKRPIPPSLRDALSGTATR is encoded by the coding sequence GTGAGCGCATTCTCGCTGCCGATCGTGCCCCGCTACGCCGAGGTGGACCAACAGGGTGTGGTGTTCAACGGCCACTACCTGACCTGGTTCGACGAGGCGTGCACCGGTCTCCTGGAGGATCTTGGTCTCGCGTACCCGGACCTGATGGCCACCGGGTACGACTTCCAGGTGGTGCACAGCGAGATCGACTACCGGGCATCGGTCCGGTGGCGGGATTCGGTGCGGGTCACCGCGGATTGTGTGCGGATCGGCTCGACGAGTTTCACCATCGCCTTCGGCGTGCATCGCAGCAGTGAAGGGGCCGAGGAGCAGTTGGCGGTCGAAGGGCACAACGTGTACGTGCTGGTGTCGACCGAGGACTGGACGAAGCGGCCGATTCCCCCTTCGCTGCGGGATGCGCTGAGCGGTACGGCCACTCGATGA
- a CDS encoding amidohydrolase family protein produces the protein MNYDTIIRNGRWFDGTGAPSAIRTLGIREGHIVAITADDLDETDCPQVIDAGGKWVLPGMLDIHTHYDVEVLGGPSLSESLRHGVTTVLLGSCSLSTVYVDGLDAGDIFGRVEAIPREYVIDAVDRHKTWANGEEYIAALESRPLGPNVAAFLGHSDMRASTMGLDRATRRDERPTRSEQAQMERMLTEALRAGFVGMSSQQLLFDKLDGDVCRSRTLPSTYAKPRELRRLKSLLRRSGRVLQSGPDIKNPFNLGSQLLQSLGIVRNPLKTSLLSAADVKSNPVAVKALGPAARLINRMGGNFRWQHLPVPFEVYADGIDLVIFEEFGAGAAALHLRDEVDRNELLRDEDYRRRFRKEYESKFGLRVWHRDFFDAEIVGCPDESVIGKSFGQVGRDRGGIHPVDAFLDLVLEHGSGLRWRTTISNHRPEVLKKLARDSGIQMGFSDAGAHLRNMAFYNMGLRLLRHVQEAARSGAPFMTIEQAVHRLTGELADWYRIDAGHLRVGDRADVVILDPERLDGALDDYAEAPVDQYGGLQRMVNRNDDTVVAVFVGGRAVFLDGALTELVGTRRTGRFLRAAHTAPALTEQEGALAHVG, from the coding sequence GTGAACTACGACACGATCATCCGCAACGGCCGTTGGTTCGACGGCACAGGCGCACCGTCGGCCATCCGCACCCTCGGAATCCGCGAGGGCCACATCGTCGCCATCACCGCAGACGATCTCGACGAGACGGACTGCCCGCAGGTCATCGACGCCGGCGGCAAGTGGGTGTTGCCGGGCATGCTCGACATCCACACGCACTACGACGTCGAGGTGCTCGGTGGGCCGTCACTGTCGGAGTCGCTGCGCCACGGCGTGACGACGGTGCTGCTCGGGTCGTGCTCGCTGTCGACGGTCTACGTGGACGGTCTGGACGCCGGGGACATCTTCGGCCGCGTCGAGGCGATCCCGCGCGAATACGTCATCGACGCCGTGGATCGCCACAAGACCTGGGCCAATGGCGAGGAGTACATCGCGGCTCTGGAATCGCGTCCGCTCGGCCCCAACGTCGCGGCGTTCCTCGGACACTCCGACATGCGTGCATCGACGATGGGCCTGGACCGTGCCACCCGCAGGGACGAGCGTCCCACCCGGAGCGAGCAGGCGCAGATGGAACGAATGCTCACCGAGGCATTACGAGCCGGCTTCGTCGGAATGTCCTCTCAGCAGCTGCTTTTCGACAAGCTGGACGGTGACGTCTGCCGCTCTCGCACCCTGCCGTCGACGTATGCGAAGCCACGGGAGTTGCGCCGGCTCAAGTCGCTGCTGCGCCGCTCCGGCCGGGTTCTGCAGTCCGGACCCGACATCAAGAACCCGTTCAATCTGGGCTCCCAGCTGCTCCAGTCGCTCGGCATCGTCCGCAACCCACTCAAGACCAGCCTGCTGTCGGCCGCCGACGTCAAATCCAACCCGGTGGCGGTGAAGGCGCTCGGACCCGCTGCCCGGCTGATCAACCGGATGGGCGGAAACTTCCGCTGGCAGCACCTGCCCGTTCCGTTCGAGGTGTACGCGGACGGCATCGACCTGGTCATCTTCGAGGAGTTCGGTGCGGGAGCAGCCGCGCTGCACCTGCGCGACGAGGTGGACCGCAACGAACTGCTGCGCGACGAGGACTACCGGCGGCGCTTCCGCAAGGAGTACGAGAGCAAGTTCGGGCTGCGGGTGTGGCACCGGGACTTCTTCGACGCCGAGATCGTCGGCTGCCCCGACGAGTCGGTGATCGGTAAATCGTTCGGACAGGTGGGCCGAGATCGCGGCGGCATACATCCGGTGGACGCCTTCCTGGACCTGGTGCTCGAGCACGGCAGCGGTCTGCGGTGGCGCACGACCATCTCCAATCACCGCCCCGAGGTGCTCAAGAAGCTCGCCCGGGACTCCGGCATCCAGATGGGCTTCTCGGATGCCGGCGCGCACCTGCGCAACATGGCGTTCTACAACATGGGCCTGCGTCTCCTGCGGCATGTCCAGGAGGCCGCACGCTCGGGTGCGCCTTTCATGACCATCGAGCAGGCCGTGCATCGGTTGACCGGTGAGTTGGCGGACTGGTACCGCATCGACGCAGGCCACCTGCGGGTCGGCGACCGCGCTGACGTTGTCATCCTCGACCCTGAGCGGCTCGACGGCGCCCTGGACGACTACGCCGAGGCGCCGGTCGACCAGTACGGCGGCTTGCAGCGGATGGTGAACCGCAACGACGACACCGTGGTCGCCGTGTTCGTCGGCGGTCGTGCCGTGTTCCTCGACGGCGCGCTGACCGAGTTGGTCGGAACACGTCGCACAGGCAGATTCCTGCGGGCCGCCCACACCGCGCCGGCGTTGACAGAGCAGGAAGGGGCGTTGGCACATGTCGGTTGA
- a CDS encoding metalloregulator ArsR/SmtB family transcription factor, translating to MIDQDEDRADALFHALSDRTRRDIMRRVLAGEHSVSTLAAHYRMSFAAVQKHVAVLDRAGLLTKRRHGREQLASGEVTAVRSVASLLDELEQIWRGRIARIDELIASDPTPPED from the coding sequence GTGATCGATCAGGACGAGGACCGGGCGGACGCGCTCTTCCACGCCCTGTCCGACCGCACCCGCCGCGACATCATGCGCCGCGTGCTGGCCGGTGAACACTCGGTCTCGACGCTGGCGGCGCATTACCGGATGAGTTTTGCCGCCGTGCAGAAACACGTCGCGGTGCTGGACCGGGCCGGACTGCTCACCAAGCGGCGCCATGGCCGCGAGCAACTGGCCAGCGGCGAAGTCACCGCGGTGCGGTCGGTGGCGTCACTTCTCGACGAACTCGAGCAGATCTGGCGCGGCCGCATCGCGCGTATCGACGAACTCATCGCATCCGACCCGACCCCACCGGAGGACTGA
- a CDS encoding cyclopropane mycolic acid synthase family methyltransferase, with the protein MPEITEGVQNLKPHFEDVQSHYDLSDDFYRLFLDPTQTYSCAYFERDDMTLEEAQIAKIDLSLGKLGLEPGMTLLDIGCGWGATLLRAIEKYDVNVVGLTLSRNQQAHVQQLLDKQDSPRSKKVLLQGWEQFDEPVDRIVSIGAFEHFGRDRYDEFFKMAYRVLPSDGVMMLHTIIKPTDEEFTDRGLKLTMSIVRFSKFIMDQIFPGGDLPKPTTVEEHASKAGFRLTREQRLRLHYAKTLDIWADALRSREDDAVAIQSREVYDRYMKYLTGCADLFRDGYTDICQFTLQKG; encoded by the coding sequence TTGCCAGAAATCACCGAAGGCGTTCAGAACCTGAAGCCTCACTTCGAAGACGTGCAGTCGCATTACGACCTGTCGGACGACTTCTACCGGTTGTTCCTCGACCCGACGCAGACGTACAGCTGCGCGTACTTCGAGCGCGACGACATGACGCTCGAAGAGGCGCAGATAGCCAAGATCGACCTGTCCCTCGGAAAGCTCGGGCTGGAGCCCGGGATGACGTTGCTCGACATCGGTTGCGGCTGGGGTGCCACTTTGCTGCGTGCGATCGAGAAGTACGACGTGAACGTGGTCGGACTCACGTTGAGCCGCAACCAGCAGGCCCACGTCCAGCAGCTTCTCGACAAGCAGGACAGCCCGCGGTCGAAGAAGGTTCTGCTCCAGGGGTGGGAGCAATTCGACGAGCCCGTCGACCGCATCGTCTCGATCGGCGCTTTCGAGCACTTCGGGCGAGATCGCTACGACGAGTTCTTCAAGATGGCCTACCGGGTGCTGCCCTCCGACGGCGTGATGATGCTGCACACCATCATCAAGCCCACCGACGAGGAGTTCACCGATCGCGGGCTGAAGCTGACGATGAGCATCGTGCGGTTCTCGAAGTTCATCATGGACCAGATCTTCCCGGGCGGAGACCTGCCCAAGCCCACCACGGTCGAGGAGCACGCGTCCAAGGCGGGGTTCCGGCTCACGCGCGAGCAGCGGCTGCGACTCCATTACGCGAAGACCCTCGACATCTGGGCAGATGCATTGCGGTCACGGGAGGACGACGCTGTCGCCATCCAGTCCCGCGAGGTCTACGACCGCTACATGAAGTACCTCACGGGCTGCGCGGATCTGTTCCGCGATGGCTACACCGACATCTGTCAGTTCACCCTTCAGAAGGGCTGA
- a CDS encoding serine hydrolase domain-containing protein: MIARVCSLVLVLMLAATGCAGSPGETRQEEPPAADSVPATTMDADVTARLNGVVSRAMDHAEIPGAIVGIWGPEGDYVRAFGVADKKTRAPMKADLYSRIGSQTKTFTVTAALILADEGKIGLDDRIGEYVTGVPRGGEITVRQLARMQSGLANYSASPAFQQALFDDPQRSFTPQDLLGFAFAEPATFAPGEGFEYSNTNTVLLGLLVERVTGQALAEYIKGHILGPLGMSQTHFPADSYFPEAHAEGYTTQTADGGETTATDWNPSWAWAAGAMISTLHDMRVWAPALATGTLLTPQMQAQRLETVAAPGLPPQDGYGMGLFTLGGWIGHNGSLPGYQTVSVYLPENRTALVILINTDIPFGDAEPGTVLATAITRALTPDHVYTLN; this comes from the coding sequence ATGATTGCTCGGGTCTGTTCCCTGGTCCTGGTGCTGATGTTGGCTGCGACAGGATGCGCCGGGTCCCCTGGTGAAACGCGCCAGGAGGAACCGCCGGCCGCGGATTCAGTACCGGCGACGACGATGGACGCCGATGTCACCGCGCGACTGAACGGCGTCGTCAGCCGGGCCATGGACCACGCAGAGATCCCCGGCGCGATCGTGGGGATCTGGGGGCCCGAGGGTGACTACGTGCGCGCTTTCGGAGTTGCCGACAAGAAGACGCGGGCTCCGATGAAGGCCGATCTCTACAGCCGGATTGGGAGCCAGACCAAGACCTTCACCGTCACAGCGGCCCTGATCCTTGCCGACGAGGGCAAGATCGGGCTGGATGACCGTATCGGCGAGTACGTGACCGGAGTTCCCCGCGGCGGTGAGATCACGGTGCGCCAACTCGCCCGGATGCAGAGCGGCCTGGCCAACTACTCGGCGAGCCCAGCGTTCCAGCAGGCACTGTTCGACGATCCGCAGCGCTCCTTCACGCCTCAGGATCTGCTCGGGTTCGCGTTCGCCGAACCCGCGACCTTCGCACCCGGCGAGGGCTTCGAGTACTCCAACACCAACACGGTCCTGTTGGGCCTGCTGGTGGAGAGAGTCACCGGGCAGGCACTTGCCGAATACATCAAAGGCCACATCCTCGGGCCGCTGGGCATGAGCCAGACCCATTTTCCCGCCGACTCCTACTTCCCCGAGGCGCACGCCGAGGGTTACACCACACAGACCGCCGACGGCGGGGAAACCACCGCCACCGACTGGAACCCTTCCTGGGCGTGGGCGGCGGGAGCGATGATCTCCACGCTCCATGACATGCGGGTCTGGGCACCGGCGCTGGCCACGGGAACGCTTCTGACTCCGCAGATGCAGGCGCAGCGCCTCGAGACCGTCGCGGCCCCGGGGCTGCCGCCGCAGGACGGCTACGGCATGGGGCTGTTCACCCTCGGCGGGTGGATCGGGCACAACGGCAGCCTGCCCGGATACCAGACCGTTTCGGTCTACCTGCCCGAAAACCGCACTGCGTTGGTCATTCTCATCAACACCGACATCCCGTTCGGTGACGCAGAACCAGGGACCGTGCTGGCCACAGCGATCACCCGGGCGCTGACCCCCGACCACGTGTACACGCTCAACTGA
- the speB gene encoding agmatinase, whose product MGHDHDHHREIPPGMAEQLDLAYAGLVSFGHRPFLTEVEQLDAWKPDAAIVGAPFDIGTTNRPGARFGPRAIRATAYEPGSYHMDLGLEIFDWLEVVDFGDAYCPHGQTEVSHNNIRERVRTLAERGIVPVILGGDHSITWPAATAVADVHGYGNVGIVHFDAHADTADEIEGNLASHGTPMRRLIESGAVPGTHFVQVGLRGYWPPQDTFEWMLEQGMTWHTMQEIWERGFKEVMRDAVSEALAKADKLYVSVDIDVLDPAHAPGTGTPEPGGITSADLLRMVRQLCYEHDVAGVDVVEVAPAYDHAELTVNAAHRVVFEALAGMAARRRDAADAEPGQPARSYRDAGPAR is encoded by the coding sequence ATGGGCCACGATCACGACCACCATCGCGAGATTCCGCCGGGAATGGCCGAGCAACTCGACCTGGCCTACGCCGGTCTCGTGTCGTTCGGGCACCGGCCGTTCTTGACCGAGGTCGAGCAGCTCGATGCGTGGAAACCGGATGCGGCCATCGTCGGTGCGCCGTTCGACATCGGGACCACCAACCGGCCCGGGGCGCGTTTCGGTCCACGGGCCATCCGCGCCACGGCCTATGAGCCCGGCTCGTACCACATGGATCTCGGACTGGAGATCTTCGACTGGCTGGAGGTCGTCGATTTCGGCGACGCCTATTGCCCGCACGGGCAGACTGAGGTGTCGCACAACAACATTCGCGAACGCGTCCGCACCCTGGCCGAGCGCGGGATCGTGCCGGTCATCCTCGGCGGTGACCATTCGATCACGTGGCCCGCAGCCACGGCGGTGGCCGACGTCCACGGGTACGGCAACGTCGGCATCGTTCACTTCGATGCGCACGCCGACACCGCCGACGAGATCGAGGGCAACCTCGCCAGCCACGGCACCCCGATGCGTCGGCTGATCGAGTCCGGCGCAGTGCCCGGAACCCATTTCGTGCAGGTCGGACTGCGCGGTTACTGGCCGCCGCAGGACACCTTCGAGTGGATGCTCGAGCAAGGCATGACCTGGCACACCATGCAGGAGATCTGGGAGCGCGGCTTCAAGGAGGTCATGCGCGACGCGGTGAGCGAGGCGCTCGCCAAAGCCGACAAGCTCTACGTCTCGGTCGACATCGACGTGCTCGACCCCGCGCACGCGCCGGGCACCGGCACCCCGGAGCCTGGTGGCATCACCAGCGCGGACCTTCTGAGGATGGTGCGCCAACTCTGCTACGAGCACGACGTCGCCGGGGTGGACGTGGTCGAGGTGGCACCTGCCTACGACCACGCCGAACTGACGGTCAACGCTGCGCACCGGGTGGTGTTCGAGGCTCTCGCCGGCATGGCCGCGCGGCGCCGGGACGCGGCCGATGCCGAACCGGGGCAGCCGGCGCGCTCGTACCGCGACGCCGGGCCCGCTCGCTGA
- a CDS encoding nuclear transport factor 2 family protein — translation MSVDEVKETTQAEAVVHGMWEALSARDWDALKTYLSPECLYLDMPVGPAAAARGPEDIVKRLKIGLESLASYQNFTGLMVSDGANVMYEHHEEWHWQTGESAVLQFVTVHRVEDGKITLWKDYWDMGGLANHAPPTWLEDFANADMSWVFDATGLV, via the coding sequence ATGTCGGTTGACGAGGTGAAGGAGACCACGCAGGCGGAGGCCGTGGTCCACGGGATGTGGGAGGCGCTGTCGGCCCGGGACTGGGACGCGCTGAAGACCTACCTGTCGCCGGAGTGTCTTTATCTGGACATGCCGGTGGGGCCCGCAGCGGCCGCCCGCGGACCCGAAGACATCGTCAAACGCCTGAAGATCGGGCTGGAGTCGCTGGCCTCCTATCAGAACTTCACCGGCCTGATGGTGTCCGACGGCGCTAACGTGATGTACGAGCATCACGAGGAATGGCATTGGCAGACAGGCGAATCCGCCGTGCTGCAGTTCGTCACCGTGCATCGTGTGGAGGACGGGAAAATCACCCTGTGGAAGGACTACTGGGACATGGGTGGGCTCGCCAACCACGCTCCCCCGACGTGGCTCGAAGACTTCGCCAACGCGGACATGAGCTGGGTCTTCGACGCCACCGGCCTGGTGTAG